A window from Mycolicibacterium tokaiense encodes these proteins:
- a CDS encoding response regulator transcription factor — protein sequence MRCLIVDDSAAFRVAATSMLERAGFNVVGIAATEAEALDCTHELHPDVILLDIDLGAESGFDVAQALHRAGPPEPSVILISTHDEQDFADLIADSPALGFLPKFALSPESIRRLVQG from the coding sequence ATGCGCTGTCTGATCGTCGACGACAGCGCGGCGTTCCGCGTGGCGGCTACCAGCATGCTGGAGCGTGCGGGTTTCAACGTCGTCGGTATCGCCGCCACCGAAGCCGAAGCGCTCGACTGCACCCACGAACTGCACCCCGACGTGATCCTGCTGGATATCGACCTGGGCGCCGAGAGCGGTTTCGACGTGGCCCAGGCCCTGCACCGGGCGGGTCCACCGGAGCCGTCGGTGATCCTGATCTCCACGCACGACGAGCAGGATTTCGCCGACCTGATCGCCGACAGCCCGGCGCTGGGGTTCCTCCCGAAGTTCGCGCTGTCGCCGGAGTCGATCCGGCGCCTGGTGCAGGGCTAA
- a CDS encoding GAF domain-containing sensor histidine kinase — protein MYAEMSLRERLLALVLRPTAPPLLVGVVTAAALIALEVLLVHLLKQVAPENAFGAVFLLGVLVVSASWGFGLALATSLASTLAYVWFHLMEGSGSLAPAALLFLTIALLSNVLVGQARLRALEADERRREADQAAAAVSALAEQQAALRRVATKVARGADPAAVYPVAVAELARSLHAEHVTLLRFHDGEAEVLATADDQNTLRLQAGERLALGGDGVAAQILATGVPARVDDYRTASGPTVARVMEAGLASGVGAPITVDGRVWGALLVGSAQPAPMPADTEEKVCDFADLVATAILNSETRAELTASRARIVAAADSARRGFERDLHDGAQQRIVSLGLELGAIQSAVAADNAEAGAQLSEVVRGLSGLYSDLQELSRGIHPAILSRGGLGPAIKTLARRSPVPVDLQLEIDATIPDTVEVAAYYVTAEALTNTAKYAQASEVRVHARTGAGQLHLRISDDGIGGARAGGGSGLVGLKDRVNALSGELIVESPPGSGTTLAVTIPLTPQH, from the coding sequence ATGTACGCGGAGATGTCGCTGCGGGAGCGACTGCTGGCGCTGGTCTTGCGGCCCACCGCACCACCCCTGCTCGTGGGTGTCGTGACCGCAGCCGCCCTGATCGCGCTCGAGGTGCTGCTGGTCCATCTGCTCAAACAGGTGGCCCCCGAGAACGCGTTCGGTGCGGTGTTCCTGCTGGGAGTACTGGTGGTCTCGGCCAGTTGGGGATTCGGGCTGGCCCTGGCGACATCGCTGGCCAGCACCCTGGCCTACGTCTGGTTCCATCTGATGGAGGGCAGCGGCAGCCTGGCCCCGGCCGCGTTGCTGTTCCTGACCATCGCGCTGCTGTCCAACGTCCTGGTGGGGCAGGCGCGGTTGCGGGCGCTGGAGGCCGATGAACGCCGACGTGAGGCCGACCAGGCAGCCGCGGCCGTCAGCGCGCTGGCCGAGCAGCAGGCCGCCCTGCGCCGCGTCGCCACCAAGGTGGCCCGAGGCGCCGACCCCGCCGCGGTCTATCCCGTCGCGGTGGCCGAACTGGCCCGCAGTCTGCACGCCGAGCACGTCACCCTGCTGCGGTTCCACGACGGCGAGGCCGAGGTGCTCGCCACCGCCGACGACCAGAACACGCTGCGGCTACAGGCCGGTGAGCGGCTGGCGCTCGGCGGTGACGGGGTGGCGGCGCAGATACTGGCCACCGGTGTGCCCGCCCGGGTGGACGACTACCGCACCGCGTCCGGGCCGACAGTCGCTCGCGTGATGGAGGCCGGGCTGGCATCCGGGGTGGGGGCGCCCATCACTGTCGACGGCCGGGTCTGGGGAGCCCTGCTGGTGGGCTCGGCGCAACCGGCGCCGATGCCCGCCGACACCGAGGAGAAAGTCTGCGACTTCGCCGATCTGGTGGCCACCGCGATCCTCAACTCGGAGACCCGCGCCGAGCTCACGGCGTCGCGCGCCCGCATCGTGGCCGCCGCCGATTCGGCGCGCCGGGGCTTCGAGCGGGATCTGCACGACGGCGCGCAGCAGCGCATCGTGTCACTCGGGCTGGAACTCGGCGCCATCCAATCGGCGGTGGCCGCGGACAACGCCGAGGCGGGCGCTCAACTGTCCGAGGTGGTGCGGGGGCTGTCCGGGCTCTACTCCGACCTGCAGGAGCTCTCCCGCGGCATCCACCCGGCGATCCTCTCGCGCGGCGGGCTGGGCCCGGCCATCAAGACGTTGGCGCGCCGCTCACCGGTGCCCGTGGACCTGCAGTTGGAGATCGACGCCACCATCCCCGACACCGTCGAGGTCGCGGCGTACTACGTGACGGCCGAAGCCCTGACCAACACCGCCAAGTACGCCCAGGCCTCCGAGGTCCGGGTACACGCCCGCACCGGCGCCGGGCAGCTGCACCTGCGCATCTCCGACGACGGGATCGGCGGTGCCCGGGCCGGCGGCGGTTCCGGGTTGGTGGGGCTCAAGGACCGGGTGAACGCCCTGTCCGGAGAGCTGATCGTCGAGAGCCCGCCCGGGTCGGGAACCACGCTGGCCGTGACCATCCCGCTGACGCCCCAGCACTGA
- a CDS encoding endonuclease/exonuclease/phosphatase family protein, with protein MQRWLRNRRTLPVAGYDARHGRWHDQPDHRLDRREQLTVATYNIWFNDLHAEQRHRAIAGLLAREQPDVMVFQEVTPAAMDIICAQPWVRQHYRRAAMVGEAVGNYGMLVLSRVPIRAATYTRLPTQLSRGYLTVGLAVNGVVQNVVSVHLESGKRNRHVRARQLGCLFRTFRDTADVIVLGDFNMRDDEDDALDPAFQDMWPSLRPEEPGYTEDTSINHMRYDMKDKHRHVRFDRVLVKGSAWTPSGIELLGREPIDPALPRVFPSDHFGVLCRLQWAGVTDPAGARELSAGASAGWSRPAWFPTRAGSRRSALRTGRSPGP; from the coding sequence GTGCAGCGCTGGCTGAGGAACCGCAGGACGCTGCCGGTGGCCGGATACGACGCGCGCCACGGTCGCTGGCACGACCAGCCCGACCACCGGTTGGACCGGCGCGAACAGCTGACCGTCGCCACCTACAACATCTGGTTCAACGACCTGCACGCCGAGCAGCGCCACCGCGCCATCGCCGGCCTGCTCGCTCGCGAGCAGCCCGACGTCATGGTCTTCCAGGAAGTCACCCCGGCGGCCATGGACATCATCTGCGCGCAGCCGTGGGTGCGTCAGCATTACCGCCGTGCGGCGATGGTGGGCGAGGCGGTGGGCAACTACGGCATGCTGGTGCTGTCGCGGGTCCCGATCCGGGCGGCCACCTACACGAGGTTGCCCACCCAGCTGTCGCGCGGCTACCTGACCGTCGGACTGGCCGTCAACGGCGTGGTCCAGAACGTGGTATCGGTGCACCTCGAGAGCGGCAAGCGCAACCGCCATGTTCGGGCCCGACAACTGGGGTGCCTGTTCCGGACCTTCCGGGACACCGCTGACGTGATCGTGCTGGGCGACTTCAACATGCGCGACGACGAGGACGACGCCCTGGACCCGGCCTTTCAGGACATGTGGCCGAGCCTGCGCCCCGAGGAACCCGGGTACACCGAGGACACCTCGATCAACCACATGCGTTACGACATGAAGGACAAGCACCGCCACGTGCGCTTCGACCGGGTGCTGGTGAAGGGTTCGGCATGGACACCCAGCGGTATCGAGCTGCTGGGGCGCGAACCGATCGATCCGGCGTTGCCGCGGGTGTTCCCGTCGGATCACTTCGGGGTGCTGTGCCGGCTGCAGTGGGCCGGGGTCACCGACCCGGCCGGTGCCCGTGAGCTCAGTGCTGGGGCGTCAGCGGGATGGTCACGGCCAGCGTGGTTCCCGACCCGGGCGGGCTCTCGACGATCAGCTCTCCGGACAGGGCGTTCACCCGGTCCTTGA
- a CDS encoding AMP-binding protein produces MIASRPGWHHLGDLLAGAPRQSTALIVDRAPVTYGELDDLVGTRASGISGRVVPVTGGNTLEYVVTLLAAARAGAVVAPLDPALPEAERTRRLALLDDPAGLRDGDAMIMLTSGTTGTPKLVPWTHQSLSAGVHAVVDSYGLTAQDATVAVMPLFHGHGLVATLLATLTSRGTVLLPAAGRFSAHTFAADMAAANATWYTAVPTIHQIVARRGDPLPPLRFIRSCSAPLRPDLVSELEQRFDTQVLAAYGMTETTHQAATARLGADAQTRRNTVGVPSGLQVRIMNGEICFRGPTVMRGYLGTEPADPFADGWLRTGDLGAVDPDGNLIVTGRCKNLINRGGEKISPEHVEQVVAGCPGVLQAAVVGVPDALYGEQVTAAVVITADTDPDRIAEHCRTLLAPFEIPQRFVAVPALPQTPKGDVDRATLAVMVGEFPTRVSGPACSAG; encoded by the coding sequence ATGATCGCATCCCGGCCCGGATGGCACCACTTGGGCGACCTGCTCGCCGGGGCGCCAAGGCAATCGACGGCGCTGATCGTCGACCGTGCTCCGGTCACCTACGGCGAACTCGACGACCTGGTGGGGACCCGGGCCAGCGGGATCAGTGGGCGCGTGGTGCCGGTGACGGGCGGCAACACACTGGAATACGTGGTCACGCTGCTGGCGGCTGCGCGGGCGGGAGCCGTTGTGGCGCCGCTGGATCCGGCACTGCCCGAAGCCGAGCGGACGCGCCGACTGGCGTTGCTGGACGACCCGGCCGGGCTGCGCGACGGGGACGCCATGATCATGCTGACCTCCGGCACCACCGGCACCCCGAAGCTGGTGCCCTGGACGCATCAGAGCCTGTCGGCCGGTGTACACGCGGTGGTGGACTCCTACGGACTCACCGCGCAGGACGCCACTGTGGCGGTGATGCCACTGTTCCACGGCCACGGACTGGTGGCGACCCTGTTGGCGACCCTGACCTCCCGCGGCACCGTCCTGCTGCCTGCCGCAGGAAGGTTCAGCGCGCACACGTTCGCCGCGGACATGGCTGCGGCGAACGCCACCTGGTACACCGCGGTGCCCACCATCCACCAGATCGTCGCGCGCCGCGGCGACCCGTTGCCCCCGTTGCGCTTCATCCGCAGCTGTAGCGCCCCGCTGCGCCCCGACCTGGTGTCAGAGTTGGAGCAACGCTTCGACACCCAGGTGCTGGCGGCCTACGGGATGACCGAGACCACCCACCAGGCGGCCACCGCGCGTCTCGGTGCCGATGCGCAGACGCGGCGCAACACCGTGGGCGTGCCGTCCGGCTTGCAGGTGCGAATCATGAACGGCGAGATCTGTTTCCGTGGTCCGACGGTGATGCGGGGCTATCTGGGCACCGAGCCCGCCGACCCGTTCGCCGACGGCTGGCTGCGGACCGGCGATCTGGGTGCCGTGGACCCCGACGGCAACCTCATCGTGACCGGCCGGTGCAAGAACCTGATCAACCGCGGCGGCGAGAAGATCTCGCCCGAGCACGTCGAGCAGGTAGTGGCCGGCTGTCCGGGTGTGCTGCAGGCGGCCGTGGTGGGGGTGCCCGACGCCCTCTACGGCGAGCAGGTCACTGCCGCGGTGGTCATCACTGCCGACACCGACCCGGACCGCATCGCCGAGCACTGCCGCACCCTCCTGGCCCCGTTCGAGATCCCGCAGCGGTTCGTCGCCGTGCCCGCCCTGCCGCAGACACCGAAGGGGGATGTGGACCGAGCGACCCTGGCCGTGATGGTTGGGGAGTTCCCGACCCGGGTATCAGGACCTGCGTGCAGCGCTGGCTGA
- the oxc gene encoding oxalyl-CoA decarboxylase produces MTETDGFHLVVDALRLNDVETIYGVVGIPITDLARLAQASGIRYIGFRHESAAGHAAAAAGFLTHKPGVLLTVSGPGFLNGMVALANATVNCFPMVHIGGSSDRALVDLQRGDYEELDQLAAAKPYAKAALRINRAQDIGRGIARALRIAASGRPGGVYLDIPAAVLAQTLDTADAGLWKINDPAPEQFPAAASVAAALDLLAAAQRPLIVLGKGAAYARADDSIRALVEATGIPFLPMSMAKGLLPDGHPQSVAAARSLALKSADVVLLVGARLNWLLAHGAAPQWSPDAQFIQVDIDPGEFDSNQPTAVPLAGDIGSVVGALVEGLNDHPVRCPRVWRAQLADRTRVNDAAMADRCSADAVPMQFHTALGAIREVLAGYPQAYVVNEGANTLDVGRNVLPMSVPRHRLDCGTWGVMGVGLGYAIAAAVESGQPVVAIEGDSAFGFSGMEIETICRYRLPVTVVILNNGGVYRGDDVDPTGAAPAPTVLDARAHHEYLIRAFGGAGYHVSTPADLKAALTESMSSGQPALIDCELDIHAGTESGHLTDLNPKGLPR; encoded by the coding sequence ATGACCGAGACAGACGGCTTCCACCTGGTGGTCGATGCCCTGCGGCTCAACGACGTCGAGACCATCTACGGCGTGGTCGGCATCCCCATCACCGACCTGGCCCGGCTGGCCCAGGCCAGCGGGATCCGCTACATCGGGTTCCGGCACGAGTCGGCGGCCGGCCACGCCGCCGCCGCGGCGGGGTTCCTGACACACAAACCCGGTGTGCTGCTCACGGTGTCGGGTCCCGGCTTCCTCAACGGGATGGTCGCACTGGCCAACGCGACGGTGAACTGCTTCCCGATGGTGCACATCGGCGGCTCCAGCGACCGCGCCCTGGTGGATCTGCAGCGCGGCGACTACGAGGAGCTGGATCAGCTGGCGGCGGCCAAGCCGTACGCGAAGGCCGCGCTGCGCATCAACCGCGCCCAGGACATCGGTCGGGGCATCGCCCGCGCGCTGCGGATCGCGGCGTCCGGCAGGCCCGGCGGGGTGTACCTCGACATCCCGGCCGCGGTGCTGGCCCAGACCCTCGACACGGCCGACGCCGGACTCTGGAAGATCAATGACCCTGCGCCGGAGCAGTTTCCCGCGGCGGCCAGCGTGGCTGCCGCCCTCGACCTGCTGGCCGCCGCGCAGCGGCCGCTGATCGTGCTGGGCAAGGGTGCCGCCTACGCCCGCGCCGATGACAGCATCCGCGCTCTCGTCGAAGCCACCGGCATCCCGTTCCTGCCGATGTCGATGGCCAAAGGGCTGCTGCCGGACGGCCATCCGCAGTCCGTGGCAGCGGCGCGCTCGCTGGCACTCAAAAGTGCCGACGTGGTGCTGCTGGTGGGCGCGCGGCTGAACTGGCTGCTGGCCCACGGTGCTGCGCCGCAGTGGTCACCGGATGCGCAGTTCATCCAGGTCGACATCGACCCGGGCGAATTCGACAGCAATCAGCCCACCGCAGTGCCGCTGGCCGGTGACATCGGCTCGGTGGTGGGTGCCCTGGTCGAGGGGTTGAACGATCACCCGGTCCGTTGCCCGAGGGTCTGGCGCGCTCAGCTCGCCGACCGCACCCGCGTCAACGACGCCGCCATGGCCGACCGGTGCAGCGCCGACGCCGTACCCATGCAGTTCCACACCGCGTTGGGCGCCATCAGGGAGGTGCTGGCCGGCTACCCCCAGGCCTACGTGGTCAATGAAGGGGCCAACACCCTCGACGTCGGGCGCAATGTGTTGCCGATGAGCGTGCCTCGGCACCGCCTGGATTGCGGCACCTGGGGCGTGATGGGCGTCGGCCTTGGCTACGCCATCGCCGCCGCGGTGGAAAGCGGCCAGCCGGTGGTGGCCATCGAGGGCGACAGTGCTTTCGGCTTCAGCGGCATGGAGATCGAAACCATCTGCCGCTACCGGCTTCCGGTCACGGTGGTGATCCTGAACAACGGCGGGGTGTACCGCGGCGACGACGTGGACCCGACCGGCGCCGCGCCCGCGCCCACTGTGCTGGACGCGCGGGCCCACCATGAGTACCTGATCCGTGCCTTCGGAGGCGCGGGTTACCACGTGAGCACTCCGGCGGACCTGAAAGCTGCCCTGACAGAGTCCATGTCGTCGGGACAACCGGCACTGATCGACTGCGAGCTCGACATCCACGCCGGTACCGAGAGCGGCCACCTGACCGATCTGAACCCGAAAGGACTGCCCCGATGA
- a CDS encoding alcohol dehydrogenase catalytic domain-containing protein: protein MTLSIRGAVLEEIGRRRPYAESAPLTISELDLAPPRDGELLLRIEAAGLCHSDLSVVDGNRVRPVPMLLGHEAAGVVEEIGGTSDLTVGQRVVLTFLPRCGECSACATDGLAPCIPGSAANGAGTLMNGATRLSRAGEPVHHHLGVSGFATHAVVDRRSVVPVDSDVPAVVASLLGCAVLTGGGAILNAGQPKPGQTVVVVGLGGVGMAAVLTALAHDDVRVIGVDRLADKIADARAAGVHEAYTPEEAADAGVKGAVVVEAVGHPSALESAVALTAPGGRTVTVGLPRPDARITLSPLGFVAEGRSLIGSYLGSAVPARDIPRFVEMWRSGKLPVESLVSASIGLDQINDGMDQLADGRAVRQVIEFGATG from the coding sequence ATGACCCTCTCGATTCGTGGCGCGGTGCTGGAGGAGATCGGCCGCCGGAGGCCCTACGCCGAGTCCGCGCCCCTGACCATCTCGGAGCTGGACCTCGCCCCACCCAGGGACGGGGAGCTGCTGCTGCGCATCGAGGCAGCGGGATTGTGCCATTCGGACCTCTCGGTGGTCGACGGCAACCGCGTGCGGCCGGTGCCGATGCTGCTGGGCCACGAGGCCGCCGGTGTGGTCGAAGAGATCGGGGGCACCTCGGACCTCACCGTCGGACAGCGCGTGGTGCTGACGTTCCTGCCGCGCTGCGGCGAATGTTCGGCCTGCGCCACCGATGGGCTGGCTCCGTGTATTCCGGGCAGCGCCGCCAACGGTGCGGGCACCTTGATGAACGGGGCGACACGGCTGAGCCGGGCCGGCGAGCCCGTGCACCACCATCTGGGGGTGTCGGGCTTCGCCACGCACGCGGTGGTGGACCGCCGCTCGGTGGTGCCGGTGGACTCCGACGTGCCCGCCGTGGTGGCCTCGTTGCTGGGGTGTGCGGTGCTCACCGGCGGCGGGGCCATCCTCAACGCCGGGCAGCCGAAGCCGGGGCAGACGGTGGTCGTGGTGGGTCTCGGCGGAGTCGGCATGGCGGCGGTGCTGACCGCACTCGCCCACGATGATGTCCGGGTGATCGGGGTGGACCGGTTGGCCGACAAGATCGCCGACGCCCGCGCGGCCGGTGTGCACGAGGCCTACACCCCGGAGGAGGCGGCAGATGCCGGCGTCAAGGGTGCGGTGGTGGTCGAGGCGGTCGGGCATCCTTCCGCGCTGGAGTCCGCGGTGGCACTCACCGCACCGGGCGGGCGCACCGTCACCGTGGGCCTGCCGAGGCCGGACGCCCGCATCACCTTGTCGCCGCTGGGTTTCGTGGCCGAGGGTCGCTCGCTGATCGGGAGTTATCTGGGCTCGGCCGTCCCGGCACGCGACATCCCGCGATTCGTCGAGATGTGGCGCTCGGGCAAGCTGCCGGTGGAGTCACTGGTATCAGCGTCCATCGGGTTGGACCAGATCAACGACGGCATGGATCAACTGGCCGACGGCCGCGCCGTGCGCCAGGTGATCGAGTTCGGCGCTACCGGCTAG
- a CDS encoding acyl-CoA thioesterase: MTADERELTSSDFSVHWPVLTRWTDNDMFGHLNNAVYYALFDTAINGWIGTSTGVDPVTAPWLGVVAESGCRYFAELKFPDPLMVGLSVTRLGRSSVTYRLCVFQSRAGETDQQHPVAAVGHWVHVYVDRETRRPVPIPDVIRRLLDTAVSTEH, translated from the coding sequence ATGACCGCCGACGAACGAGAGCTGACCAGCAGCGACTTCTCAGTGCACTGGCCGGTGCTGACCCGCTGGACCGACAACGACATGTTCGGCCATCTGAACAACGCGGTGTACTACGCGCTGTTCGACACCGCGATCAACGGCTGGATCGGCACCAGCACAGGCGTGGACCCGGTGACGGCGCCGTGGCTGGGCGTGGTGGCCGAGTCTGGCTGTCGCTACTTTGCCGAGCTGAAATTCCCCGACCCGCTGATGGTGGGCCTGTCGGTGACCAGATTGGGCCGCAGCAGCGTCACCTACCGGTTGTGCGTCTTCCAGTCCCGGGCCGGGGAAACCGATCAGCAGCATCCCGTGGCCGCCGTCGGGCACTGGGTGCACGTCTACGTCGACCGGGAGACGCGGCGGCCGGTGCCGATTCCCGACGTCATCCGCCGGCTGTTGGACACAGCTGTGTCAACTGAGCATTGA
- a CDS encoding M15 family metallopeptidase: MRSGVWVAACAAACVLTAAPAQADPLVGDGAVDSFGGYLPDGVALTAFDVTNPIIGRLDPALLAAVQQATRVAADEGIEMQINSGWRSRGFQERLFDDGVRTYGSVPAAEQFVATPDTSSHVTGRAVDVGPPVAQAWMSRNAPRFGLCQVFANELWHYELTADAQGVCPPMRPNAAG; the protein is encoded by the coding sequence ATGCGCAGTGGTGTGTGGGTGGCAGCTTGCGCGGCGGCGTGTGTCCTGACGGCGGCGCCCGCGCAGGCCGACCCGCTGGTCGGTGACGGTGCGGTGGATTCGTTCGGCGGCTACCTGCCCGACGGGGTGGCGCTGACGGCCTTCGACGTCACCAACCCGATCATCGGCCGTCTCGATCCGGCGCTGCTGGCGGCGGTGCAGCAGGCCACCCGGGTGGCAGCCGACGAGGGCATCGAGATGCAGATCAATTCCGGGTGGCGCTCCCGAGGATTCCAGGAGCGGTTGTTCGACGACGGCGTGCGCACCTACGGAAGTGTCCCCGCAGCAGAGCAATTCGTTGCCACTCCGGACACGTCGTCACATGTGACCGGCCGCGCTGTCGATGTGGGCCCACCCGTTGCCCAGGCGTGGATGTCACGCAACGCGCCGCGTTTCGGACTGTGCCAGGTGTTCGCCAACGAGCTCTGGCACTACGAGCTGACGGCCGACGCACAGGGGGTGTGCCCGCCTATGCGGCCGAACGCCGCAGGGTGA
- a CDS encoding metallophosphoesterase: protein MSDAPAHTPVRPRRSWRRLLIVCAIVALLLGVPWWTLLSPAADWPLAVTVAGSVVLLAAFLGLPLMMMLGHGRRHLDWAAVTGDVLLGSAWVLFVWSVIGQILGVVLLLAGVPDPLRARVVAVAVLVTVVVLLAWGHHEAMRVPRVREVDVPMPRLGPGLDGLRVVMITDTHYGPINRAQWSAAVIDRVNDLHADVVCHVGDVADGTVAVRLEQAAPLERVRATSARVYVTGNHEYFSEAQGWLDYFQRIGWDVLHNKHITVARGGDTLVIAGVDDRTARASGLEGHGADLGAALAGADPQLPVLLLAHQPKQIPAAVEAGVDLQISGHTHGGQIWPFNFLVRLDQPLVAGLSRHGDRTQLYTSRGTGFWGPPFRVFAPSEITVLTLRRSAA from the coding sequence ATGTCAGATGCCCCGGCGCACACCCCGGTCCGCCCGCGCCGGTCGTGGCGGCGCCTGCTGATCGTCTGTGCCATCGTCGCCCTGCTGCTCGGGGTTCCGTGGTGGACGCTGCTGTCACCGGCCGCGGACTGGCCCCTCGCCGTCACCGTCGCAGGGTCGGTGGTGCTGCTCGCGGCGTTCCTGGGGCTGCCGCTGATGATGATGCTCGGCCACGGCCGCAGGCACCTGGACTGGGCTGCCGTCACCGGTGACGTGCTGTTGGGCTCGGCGTGGGTGCTGTTCGTGTGGTCGGTGATCGGCCAGATCCTGGGCGTGGTGCTGTTGCTCGCCGGGGTGCCCGATCCGCTGCGGGCCCGGGTGGTGGCCGTGGCGGTGCTGGTGACGGTGGTGGTGCTGCTGGCGTGGGGACACCACGAGGCGATGCGGGTGCCGCGGGTCCGTGAGGTCGACGTGCCGATGCCGCGGCTGGGACCCGGGCTCGACGGGCTGCGCGTGGTGATGATCACCGACACCCATTACGGACCCATCAACCGGGCGCAGTGGTCGGCGGCGGTGATCGACAGGGTGAACGACCTGCACGCCGACGTGGTCTGCCACGTCGGCGACGTCGCCGACGGCACCGTGGCGGTGCGGCTGGAACAGGCGGCCCCGCTGGAGCGGGTCCGGGCAACCTCGGCCCGGGTGTACGTCACCGGCAACCACGAGTACTTCAGCGAAGCCCAGGGCTGGCTGGACTACTTCCAGCGCATCGGCTGGGACGTCCTGCACAACAAGCACATCACCGTGGCGCGCGGCGGGGACACACTGGTGATCGCCGGTGTTGACGACCGCACCGCGCGGGCGTCCGGACTCGAGGGCCACGGCGCCGACCTGGGCGCCGCGCTGGCCGGCGCGGATCCGCAGCTGCCGGTGCTGCTGCTGGCACATCAGCCCAAGCAGATCCCCGCCGCGGTGGAGGCCGGGGTGGACCTGCAGATCTCGGGCCACACCCACGGAGGGCAGATCTGGCCGTTCAACTTCCTGGTGCGCCTCGATCAGCCGTTGGTGGCCGGGCTCAGCCGCCACGGCGACCGCACGCAGCTCTACACCAGCCGCGGTACCGGGTTCTGGGGTCCGCCGTTCCGGGTGTTCGCCCCGAGTGAGATCACCGTGCTCACCCTGCGGCGTTCGGCCGCATAG
- a CDS encoding PHP domain-containing protein, translated as MLPPDNHVHSQFSWDTGAQASMRDTCAQAVQLGLPAVAFTEHVDFTEWGDHDHPPGDGVDIVERQRVSPVDFEGYLASVQECRDLFPELRILTGIEAGEPHHFAGGVAAVLRQGSFDRVLGSLHSLVHDGELVYAQRVFQHRHAPEVMRDYFAEMLNLVAGSDVFGVLAHCDYPRRYWPFGAGEYREADYEEEYRGVFRALAASGRALELNTASPLASAELMRWWYQEGGDAVSFGSDAHTPLRVGDKFDLATDIVTAAGFKPGRDEYDFWRR; from the coding sequence ATGCTTCCCCCCGACAATCACGTTCACTCACAGTTCTCCTGGGACACCGGTGCGCAGGCCTCCATGCGGGACACCTGTGCGCAGGCGGTCCAGCTGGGCCTGCCGGCCGTCGCCTTCACCGAACACGTCGACTTCACCGAATGGGGCGATCACGACCATCCACCCGGTGATGGTGTCGATATCGTTGAGCGACAACGGGTCTCGCCGGTGGACTTCGAGGGTTACCTGGCCAGTGTGCAGGAGTGCCGCGACCTGTTCCCCGAATTGCGCATCCTTACCGGTATCGAAGCGGGCGAGCCGCACCACTTCGCGGGTGGGGTCGCCGCAGTGCTGCGCCAGGGTTCGTTCGACCGGGTGCTGGGTTCGCTGCACTCCCTGGTGCACGACGGCGAACTGGTCTACGCCCAGCGTGTCTTCCAACACCGCCACGCGCCCGAGGTGATGCGGGACTACTTCGCCGAGATGCTGAACCTGGTGGCGGGATCCGACGTCTTCGGTGTGCTGGCGCACTGTGACTACCCGCGGCGCTACTGGCCCTTCGGCGCCGGGGAGTACCGCGAAGCCGACTACGAGGAGGAATACCGCGGTGTCTTCCGGGCGCTGGCGGCGTCGGGCCGGGCCCTGGAACTCAACACCGCCAGTCCGCTGGCGTCGGCCGAACTGATGCGGTGGTGGTACCAGGAAGGCGGGGACGCGGTGTCCTTCGGCAGTGACGCCCACACCCCGCTGCGTGTGGGCGACAAGTTCGACCTGGCCACCGACATCGTGACCGCCGCCGGCTTCAAGCCCGGCCGCGACGAGTACGACTTCTGGCGCAGGTAG